One segment of Solanum stenotomum isolate F172 chromosome 1, ASM1918654v1, whole genome shotgun sequence DNA contains the following:
- the LOC125868338 gene encoding hydrophobic protein LTI6A-like has product MGDSTMTCVDILLAIILPPLGVFLKFGCKVEFWICVLLTLFGWLPGIVYAVWVLTK; this is encoded by the exons atgggAGACAGCACAATGACATGTGTAGACATTCTTTTGGCAATCATCTTGCCTCCTCTTGGTGTTTTCCTCAAGTTTGGCTGCAAG GTGGAGTTCTGGATCTGTGTTTTGTTGACTCTTTTTGGATGGCTACCTGGTATTGTCTATGCTGTTTGGGTTCTTACCAAGTGA
- the LOC125868322 gene encoding hydrophobic protein LTI6A-like, with the protein MGDSTMTCIDILLAIILPPLGVFLKFNCQVEFWICVLLTLFGWLPGIIYAIWVLTK; encoded by the exons atgggaGACAGCACTATGACATGCATAGACATTCTTCTGGCCATCATCTTGCCTCCCCTTGGTGTTTTCCTCAAGTTTAACTGCCAG GTGGAGTTCTGGATCTGTGTTTTGCTGACTCTCTTTGGGTGGCTACCTGGTATCATCTATGCTATTTGGGTCCTCACCAAGTGA
- the LOC125853657 gene encoding anaphase-promoting complex subunit 11: MKDTFVGECRAIELPRKSTLICVSSIVSLRWHAVSSWTWDAQDETCGICRMAFDGCCPDCKLPGDDCPLIWGACNHAFHLHCILKWVNSQSAQAHCPMCRREWQFKE; the protein is encoded by the exons atgaaGGATACG TTTGTTGGAGAATGTAGAGCCATTGAACTCCCCCGCAAATCTACTTTAATTTGTGTTTCATCGATTGTTTCACTAAG ATGGCATGCGGTTTCTTCATGGACATGGGATGCTCAGGATGAAACTTGTGGTATATGTAGGATGGCTTTTGATGGTTGCTGTCCTGATTGCAAACTCCCTGGTGATGATTGTCCACTAA TATGGGGTGCTTGCAACCATGCATTTCATCTTCATTGTattttgaagtgggtgaattcTCAATCTGCTCAAGCACATTGTCCCATGTGTCGTCGTGAATGGCAGTTTAAAGAATGA
- the LOC125868313 gene encoding agamous-like MADS-box protein AGL80, which translates to MTRKKVKLAFITNDSARKATFKKRKKGLMKKVSELSTLCGIDACAIIYSPYDTSPEVWPNTMGAQRVLAEFKRMPEMEQSKKMVNQESFIRQRIAKASEQLKKQSKENREKEMTEVMYQGLTGKGLQNLNLGDLNDLGWVIDQNLKEVYKRIEAVKKGASTSSSSSVAAAAAAAAASQAVAPPTMEQKPAVVELGLDPMQRTQTEWFTDWMNSNTSDQHIGYGHADEMILPNFNDNHNANVWPNNFYP; encoded by the coding sequence ATGACaagaaagaaagtgaaattAGCCTTCATCACTAATGACTCGGCAAGAAAAGCAACAttcaagaaaaggaagaagggTCTGATGAAGAAGGTGAGTGAATTGAGCACCCTTTGTGGGATTGATGCTTGTGCTATTATTTATAGCCCTTATGACACTTCACCAGAAGTATGGCCAAACACCATGGGAGCTCAACGAGTGCTCGCGGAGTTTAAAAGGATGCCTGAGATGGAACAGAGCAAAAAAATGGTGAATCAAGAGAGTTTCATAAGGCAGAGGATTGCTAAAGCGAGTGAGCAACTGAAGAAACAGAGCAAGGAAAACAGAGAGAAGGAAATGACTGAAGTTATGTATCAGGGGTTGACTGGAAAAGGGCTTCAGAATTTGAATTTGGGAGATTTGAATGATCTTGGATGGGTAATTGATCAGAACTTGAAGGAGGTTTATAAGAGGATTGAGGCAGTTAAAAAGGGGGCATCgacttcctcttcttcttctgttgCGGCTGCTGCAGCCGCAGCCGCAGCATCACAGGCTGTTGCTCCACCGACGATGGAGCAAAAGCCTGCTGTGGTGGAATTGGGATTGGATCCGATGCAGAGGACACAAACAGAGTGGTTTACTGATTGGATGAACAGCAACACAAGTGATCAGCATATTGGTTATGGACATGCAGATGAGATGATTTTGCCCAATTTTAATGATAATCATAATGCTAATGTCTGGCCTAATAATTTCTATCCTTAG